The following nucleotide sequence is from Micromonospora sp. WMMD1120.
GCCCGGACCACCGGGGCGCTGCTGACCTGGACGTTGGCCCTGCTGGTGCCGCTCGCGGTGCTCGTGGTGCTGTGCGCCGGGCCGGTGGTCGAGGCCCTGGGGCACCACCTCACCGCCGCCCAGCAGCAGAGCGGCGTACGGATGCTGCGGGTCTTCGCGCCGCAACTGCCGCTGTACGGGGTCGGGATCGTGCTGACCGGGGTGCTCCAGGCGCACCGCCGCTTCGCCTGGCCGGTGCTCGCCCCGCTGCTGTCCAGCCTCACCGTCATCGTCGTCTACCTGGGCTTCACCGCGACCCAGGGCCGCTACGCCACCGTCGGCGGGGTGAGCCCCGGCGGTGAGCTGCTGCTCTCCGCCGGCACCACCCTTGGCGTAGTGGTGCTGTCGTTGTCGCTGCTGATCCCGGTCCGCGCGCTGCGCCTGGGCCTGCGACCCGGGTTCGGGTTCCCGGCCGACGCGCGGGCCCGGGTCGGCGGATTGGCGGTGGCCGGCGCGGTCAGCGTCACCACCCAGCAGATCGCCCTGATCGTCAGCCTGAACCAGGTCACCGCCGGGGCGCGGAGCAACCCGGGTGTCTACAACCTGGCGCAGACGGTCTACCTGTTGCCGTGGGCGGTGCTCGCGGTGCCGCTGGCCGTGGCCGCCTACCCGACCCTGGCGGCGGCGCGGTCCGCCGGTGACGAGCCGACCTACCGGGCGACGCTGGCCCCGGCCGTGCGGGGTGTGCTGCTGTTCAGCTGCCTCGGCACGGCCGCGTTGATCGGGACCGCCGCTCCGGTGGGGCACTTCTTCTTCCCGGAGTCGACAGCGCCGACGGCCGCCGCCGCGATCATCGGGTACGCCCCCGGCCTGGTCGGCTACGGCCTCTTCGCGGTGCTCACCCGGGCGCTGTACGCGCGGGGGGAGACCCGGGCGGCCACCCTCGCCACCGCTGTCGGTTTCCTGCTGGTGCCGGTCGCCGTCCTGGTGCTCGGCGCCCTCCTCCCGCTGGCCGACCGGGTGCTCGCGGTGACCGCCGCGAACTCGGTCGGGATGCTGGTGCTCGGGGCGCTGCTGCTCACGGCGGTGCGGCGCGGCGCCGGCTCCGCCGCGCTGGCCGGCGCGCGCCGGGCCGGACTGGCCGGTGGTCTCGCCGGCGCCCTCGCCGCACTCGCCGGGGTCGGCCTCACCCACTGGCTCGGGCCCACCCCGACGATCGCCGCGGCACTCGGTCAGGGCATGCTGTCCGGGGTTCTGGTTGGCGCCGTGTTCCTCGCCGTGGTCTGGTTCGTCGACCGGCGGGACGTGCGACCACTGCTCGCCGGGGTGCTCCGGAGGCTGGGCCGGCGAGGGCCGTCCGGCGGCGCGCCGACGCCGGGCGCGGACGCCCCGGGGCGGGGCGACGGGAAGGAGACGGTGGGCCAGTGAGCGCGCAGATCGAGCCAGCGCGGCCGACCGGCTGGTCGGGCGCCGTCGCGTTGGTGCTCGCGTCCAGCACCGGTGGAGTCGGCCAGCACGTCCGGTCGGTGGCCCGTGGCCTCGTCGAGGGCGGCGTCACGGTGCTGGTCTGCGGGCCCGCCGCCACCCAGGAGCAGTTCGACTTCGTCGCCGCCGGTGCGCGGTTCGTGCCGGTGGAGATCCCGGCCAGCCCGACCCCGGCTGACGCCCGCGCGGTGCTCGCGCTGCGCCGGGCGCTCACCGCCACCCACCTCGACGTGGTGCACGCGCACGGCCTGCGGGCCGGGCTGGTCGCCGTGCTCGCCCGTCCGCCCGCCCCGCTGGTCGTCACCTGGCACAACGCGGTGCTCGCCGGGGGCCTGCGCGGCGGGGTGTCCCGGCTGGTCGAACGGGTGGTGGCCCGCGGC
It contains:
- a CDS encoding lipid II flippase MurJ; translated protein: MNRPAPLAGAGRLAGAAALIAVLTVASRLAGFGRTAAFTWSLAPTDLGGAYVVANAVPNFIFEIVAGGALASLVVPLLAGAVAVGDRTAVARTTGALLTWTLALLVPLAVLVVLCAGPVVEALGHHLTAAQQQSGVRMLRVFAPQLPLYGVGIVLTGVLQAHRRFAWPVLAPLLSSLTVIVVYLGFTATQGRYATVGGVSPGGELLLSAGTTLGVVVLSLSLLIPVRALRLGLRPGFGFPADARARVGGLAVAGAVSVTTQQIALIVSLNQVTAGARSNPGVYNLAQTVYLLPWAVLAVPLAVAAYPTLAAARSAGDEPTYRATLAPAVRGVLLFSCLGTAALIGTAAPVGHFFFPESTAPTAAAAIIGYAPGLVGYGLFAVLTRALYARGETRAATLATAVGFLLVPVAVLVLGALLPLADRVLAVTAANSVGMLVLGALLLTAVRRGAGSAALAGARRAGLAGGLAGALAALAGVGLTHWLGPTPTIAAALGQGMLSGVLVGAVFLAVVWFVDRRDVRPLLAGVLRRLGRRGPSGGAPTPGADAPGRGDGKETVGQ